A single Actinomadura algeriensis DNA region contains:
- the ssd gene encoding septum site-determining protein Ssd, with protein MNLAALIITGDPGTADALLRLAAAADAHAEVAHDVGEARPAWTWPALVLVGTDAAGDVAASGLPRRAGVVLVTGAAAPDPYRTAVQVGAQDVALLPDHEDWLISAFATAAEPDANRAVVVGVVGARGGAGASVLATTLAVTAAGTGLRTLLADTDPFGGGVDLLLGLEQHEGVRWPDLAERRGRLGADALRETLPGDGDLSVLSWRRGEPVPLTGEAVTSLLEAALRGFDLVVADVPRYPGELGRAALRAADVTYLLVPTEVRATVAADGLAAALRRETTDLRLVVQGPSPGGLSPGDVVRALGLPSAGAFERDRRLPAALDEGELAAVTRRGPLTDFCRRLLDDLSLQPCAYQEEAA; from the coding sequence ATGAACCTCGCGGCATTGATCATCACGGGTGATCCCGGCACCGCCGACGCGTTGCTGCGGCTCGCCGCCGCGGCCGACGCCCACGCGGAGGTCGCCCACGACGTCGGCGAGGCGCGTCCCGCGTGGACGTGGCCCGCGCTCGTCCTCGTGGGCACCGACGCCGCCGGGGACGTCGCGGCGAGCGGCCTCCCGCGCAGAGCGGGCGTCGTCCTGGTCACCGGCGCCGCCGCCCCCGACCCCTACCGGACGGCCGTCCAGGTCGGCGCGCAGGACGTCGCCCTCCTGCCCGACCACGAAGACTGGCTGATCAGCGCGTTCGCCACCGCCGCCGAACCCGACGCGAACAGGGCCGTCGTCGTCGGCGTCGTCGGCGCCCGCGGCGGTGCGGGCGCCAGCGTCCTCGCCACCACCCTCGCCGTCACCGCCGCGGGGACGGGCCTGCGCACCCTCCTCGCCGACACCGATCCCTTCGGCGGCGGCGTCGATCTCCTCCTCGGCCTCGAGCAGCACGAGGGCGTCCGCTGGCCCGACCTCGCCGAGCGACGCGGCCGGCTGGGCGCCGACGCCCTCCGCGAGACCCTCCCCGGCGACGGCGACCTGTCCGTCCTGTCCTGGCGACGCGGCGAACCCGTGCCGCTCACCGGGGAGGCGGTGACGTCCCTGCTCGAGGCGGCGCTCCGCGGCTTCGACCTCGTCGTGGCCGACGTCCCCCGCTACCCCGGCGAACTCGGCCGCGCCGCACTGCGCGCCGCCGACGTCACCTACCTGCTCGTCCCGACCGAGGTCCGCGCCACCGTGGCCGCCGACGGCCTCGCCGCCGCGCTCCGCCGCGAGACCACCGACCTGCGCCTCGTCGTGCAGGGCCCGTCCCCCGGCGGCCTGTCCCCCGGAGACGTCGTCCGGGCCCTCGGCCTCCCGTCCGCCGGTGCCTTCGAACGCGACCGGCGCCTCCCGGCCGCCCTCGACGAGGGCGAACTCGCCGCCGTGACCCGCCGCGGCCCCCTCACCGACTTCTGCCGCCGCCTCCTGGACGACCTCTCCCTGCAGCCCTGCGCCTACCAGGAGGAAGCGGCATGA
- a CDS encoding pentapeptide repeat-containing protein yields the protein MTEAHGTGASFVDCTFRGVRFNVSVHTDTAFINCTFVRCGFFDSTFNSCKLLGSMFDGCTYDLMKVQGGDWSFTGLPGADLRRASFTDVRLREADLTGARCTGATLRGVDLSGAWLRAADLSRCDLRGSDISSLDPRTVELNGARIDPHQAVVIAESLGLDVC from the coding sequence ATGACCGAAGCCCACGGGACGGGTGCGAGTTTCGTCGACTGTACTTTCCGGGGCGTCCGCTTCAACGTCTCGGTCCACACCGACACCGCGTTCATCAACTGCACGTTCGTCCGTTGTGGTTTCTTCGACTCGACGTTCAACAGTTGCAAACTGCTCGGCAGCATGTTCGACGGCTGTACCTACGACCTCATGAAGGTGCAGGGCGGCGACTGGTCGTTCACCGGCCTGCCGGGCGCCGACCTGCGCCGTGCCTCGTTCACGGACGTGCGCCTGCGGGAAGCGGACCTCACGGGTGCGCGCTGTACGGGGGCGACCCTTCGGGGAGTGGATCTGTCCGGGGCGTGGCTTCGGGCGGCCGACCTGTCTCGGTGCGATCTACGCGGAAGCGACATTTCATCGCTTGACCCCCGGACGGTCGAGTTGAACGGCGCGCGGATCGACCCGCACCAGGCCGTTGTGATCGCCGAATCGCTCGGCCTCGACGTCTGCTGA
- a CDS encoding Fic family protein translates to MTDALAQVANLPGVTDAVADARTAVDRLLGHRILRRRSAEVSTESALRGARATAVLEGADVDLEVLRTTDDPGDPIVHGALRVSAELGSLAETWRHAPRQVLARLHVLAAADAVDAADLGRPRPDGRPVTGPAEDVLKQGEPPSAAEVAARLDALSGLLTGTTKAPALVVAAIVHGELLTLRPFGWGDGIVARAAQRLTLIARGLDPKSLAAPEVGHLELGGDYADALRAYAAGTPEGMTTWIRHCSAAVVAAARDSQAICEALMRG, encoded by the coding sequence GTGACCGATGCCCTTGCGCAAGTAGCGAACCTTCCCGGCGTGACCGACGCCGTGGCCGACGCGCGTACCGCCGTCGACCGGCTGCTCGGTCACCGGATCCTGCGCCGCCGCAGCGCCGAGGTCTCCACGGAATCCGCACTGCGCGGCGCGCGCGCGACGGCCGTCCTCGAAGGCGCCGACGTCGACCTCGAAGTCCTGCGCACGACCGACGACCCCGGTGACCCGATCGTCCACGGCGCCCTGCGCGTCTCCGCCGAACTGGGCTCGCTCGCCGAGACGTGGCGGCACGCGCCCCGGCAGGTCCTCGCGCGCCTGCACGTGCTGGCCGCGGCGGACGCGGTGGACGCCGCCGACCTCGGGCGTCCGCGGCCCGACGGCCGTCCGGTGACCGGCCCGGCCGAGGACGTCCTGAAGCAGGGCGAGCCGCCGTCCGCCGCCGAGGTCGCCGCCCGGCTCGACGCGCTCAGCGGCCTGCTCACCGGGACGACCAAGGCGCCGGCCCTGGTCGTCGCCGCGATCGTCCACGGCGAACTGCTCACCCTGCGGCCGTTCGGCTGGGGCGACGGCATCGTCGCCCGCGCCGCCCAGCGGCTCACCCTCATCGCGCGCGGCCTCGACCCCAAGTCGCTCGCCGCCCCCGAGGTCGGCCACCTGGAGCTCGGCGGCGACTACGCGGACGCGCTGCGCGCCTACGCGGCCGGGACGCCCGAAGGCATGACGACCTGGATCCGGCACTGCTCGGCGGCCGTGGTGGCCGCCGCCCGCGACTCGCAGGCGATCTGCGAGGCCCTGATGCGCGGCTGA
- a CDS encoding TadA family conjugal transfer-associated ATPase — MTRLSDAVRGRLADTGAAPTAGRVAAALRAEERLLGDREVLALTDELRAEFVGAGPLEPLLRSPNVTDVLVNGPDEVWADAGGGLVRTDVRFPGEPALRRLAQRLTAAAGRRLDDAAPYADARLPGGVRLHAVLPPISPGGTCLSLRLPRRRAFTLDELVDTATVPPEGAALLAAVMAARAAFLITGGTGTGKTTLLSTMLGSADPSERLLLVEDSAELRPDHPHVVRLEARPPNMEGAGGVTLNDLVRQALRMRPDRLVVGEVRGPEVVYLLQALNTGHEGGCGTLHANTPADVPARLEALACAAGLTREAVHSQLAAALDIVVHLARAPSGARRVAQVSLLQRAPDGLVAVHPAVSFTGAGETEHHPGAAALAARLHPHWT, encoded by the coding sequence ATGACACGGTTGTCCGACGCCGTCCGCGGGCGCCTCGCGGACACCGGCGCCGCACCCACGGCCGGTCGCGTGGCCGCCGCCCTCCGCGCCGAGGAACGTCTCCTCGGCGACCGGGAGGTCCTCGCCCTCACCGACGAACTGCGCGCGGAGTTCGTCGGCGCCGGTCCCCTCGAACCGCTGCTGCGGTCCCCGAACGTCACCGACGTTCTCGTCAACGGGCCCGACGAAGTCTGGGCCGACGCGGGCGGCGGGCTCGTCCGCACCGACGTCCGGTTCCCCGGCGAGCCCGCCCTCCGCCGCCTCGCGCAGCGCCTCACCGCCGCGGCGGGCCGCCGCCTGGACGACGCCGCGCCCTACGCCGACGCCCGGCTGCCCGGCGGCGTCCGGCTGCACGCCGTCCTGCCGCCCATCTCCCCCGGCGGCACCTGCCTGTCCCTGCGCCTCCCCCGCCGCCGGGCGTTCACCCTCGACGAGCTCGTCGACACCGCGACCGTCCCGCCCGAAGGCGCGGCCCTCCTGGCCGCCGTCATGGCCGCCCGCGCCGCCTTCCTCATCACCGGCGGCACGGGCACGGGCAAAACGACGCTGCTGAGCACCATGCTCGGCTCGGCCGACCCGTCCGAAAGGCTCCTCCTGGTCGAAGACTCCGCCGAACTCCGCCCCGACCACCCGCACGTCGTCCGTCTGGAGGCCCGCCCGCCCAACATGGAGGGCGCCGGAGGCGTCACCCTGAACGACCTCGTCCGCCAAGCCCTCCGCATGCGCCCCGACCGTCTAGTAGTGGGTGAAGTACGTGGCCCCGAAGTCGTGTACCTCCTCCAAGCCCTCAACACGGGCCACGAAGGCGGTTGCGGCACCCTGCACGCCAACACCCCCGCCGACGTCCCCGCCCGCCTCGAGGCGCTCGCCTGCGCCGCCGGGCTCACCCGCGAGGCCGTCCACAGCCAGCTCGCCGCCGCCCTCGACATCGTCGTCCACCTCGCCCGGGCACCGTCCGGCGCCCGCCGCGTCGCGCAGGTGAGCCTCCTCCAGCGCGCGCCCGACGGGCTGGTCGCCGTCCACCCGGCCGTCTCCTTCACCGGCGCCGGCGAGACCGAGCACCATCCCGGCGCCGCCGCCCTGGCCGCCCGCCTCCACCCCCACTGGACATGA